TTTTATCTAGCATGATAACATTAATGAAGATCAGCAAGTCAACAAGCAAATCCACCTCAATCAATACCATAACATGAAAGAGTCGAACCAATTTTGATTTCACAAGTAATGGTCCAACAACTAATTGAAGGCACTTTATAATTGATTCTGCTAGACCATTTTAAGTATATACATGAGCAACAGGATGTTCAACATCAATTCTAATAGAAGtgcaaaaaattatcaaatgctTGAGAAGTAAACAAACCAGCATTattcaattgaattttcttgattgaatAATCATGAAATTGTACATGTAGTATGATAATCTAGCAAATGCAATATTTCAcctaaaaggtaaaaaaacacgTGACCATTTACTTGATGcatcaattaatataataaaatatctaaaagttTTGCATGATGAATGAATAAATCCACATATATCTCCTTGAATTCTTTCAAGAAAATACGGTGATTCTATAACAACCCTTGATGGAGATtgtttggtaattaatttaccctGAGAAACTTTACCTGGTAATTAATTTCCATTTATTCTACAAGCCATGTAAATTAGGAATTTATATGTGCCAagatttcaatataaattaagtaGAGTGTTTATGctgataacatgttttttttaaaaaaacaagtaagaacatacatattcaaaataaaacttaaaagagaAGTTTATACcttttcttgtatatttttctCAATGCTTAGAATATGAGACAAATAGTCTATTTATATGAGAAGAAAATAAGAACATTAAAGGATACTAGGAAACCCAAATGTCATAAAAAACCAAGAGACTAAATTCAAGAGTCATGAAGTCTAAGAGATTTAAAATCTTATTGGATAAAGAAGCAAATATGAATTGGAGCATGATAATGCtataaaaaagcaaatcaaatgttgaaagaagaaattaaaaaaaaaaaaatcaagtcaacctAGCAAATACACGGCCTAGTTGTGAGACCATGCATGATAACCTCgaaagaaagcaaattaaataaaacaacaaacccCAAATcccaaacaacccaatttttagagataaaactgaaaaaaaaaaatcaatataaaaaaagcaatgaaaaaaaagatctGAGTCAACTAGGGTAACTCGCTAAGTTTGTAATTTGAAACATGAGATTGAGATGATCCcgtagaaataaaaataaaaaaaaaatcatgaagttcaaTATCAACAACCAACTAAAtgttaaaaggataaaattaaaaaaaaaaaacctaaaaattacCAAAATCAATCCGATCTAATTTTTATAACTTGTGACTCTATTTATTAGTTTAGACTagccttataaaaaaataaacctaaaaaattataaaatcgaATCTCCAATCAACAAAACACCAaggaatgaaatgaaaataaaaccaacaaaaagaggataaaaacaaaaaaataaaattgtgactCCATTATTGTCCAATTCAGGGCCCCCCACACACCATGTATCATGTACCACGCAACGCACTGCAAATCACATCTCCAATTGGGTCTTCCATCAAGCAAGGATATGCCTACATTATTGTACTTTCTTTTTAGTCAGCATATGTTATAAGACTCTCTTAAATGCCATTGCATTGTTGATCTTgtcattttttatgctttaaaaaatcAGGCTATTTGTTGCGTCAGGTTACAAGAAACTTCTTTTAACAACCAATCACCTACATTTACATTTGTGCTTTGgaaacttttttgtgtttttctttttgtttgcatAGTTCATGTGCATGTACTTCACTTATATCCTTTAAATGTCTGTTCTTGCTTTAGACGAAGATTATCAACTTCAGCTCCTATTGCCTTTTCATATTTCTCACAAAACTTTGATCGTTTCGTTGCAGGATGACAAACCAGCAGATGTGCGTGTTCAATAGTAGAGTCAATAGAATCTCTGTCCTCATCTTTGCACAAAAAACTTGGAACCCATCTCTCCATTTGCACATATCTTTGTTTAAAACTTTTGTACGGGACTTCATGACTTTTACTTTGTTTTGTGGTGTTCAACAACATACAATCCTATACTTTTGCTATTTTGCTTCGTTGTTTCCTCCACCTTTGCAACATACATTATGaaatcttattaatttcttgtGTTTTGGCTTATAAATTATGCATCTGCTTAGACTGCTATATTTTATGTATTCGTTACTGTGTTAACACACTTAAAGATAGCCAGCGAAGTAACTAAACAATGGCCCTCCTGTAGGCCTTAGCTTCACTCTTGTACGTAGCAGAAGCAACAAAACAAGACTACTTCATTTATAAGCACACAGGTCACGACATGGCAACCAAGTTCCAATTCCCAACGCATGAAAAAGCCCGCTTCCAAACTTGTTTGATTTCATGTTTGTTCTTTCTATGACAAGTTATAACACCTTTTGAAAGCAAATCCAGGCATTAAAATAGCAATCCCTGTAAGCTTGTTTAAATGTTTGACCAAGTGGATAGAAACTCCCAATTGTTACCAGCTTTTTACCTTTCTCTCTACATGACAACTCGTGAAAATATTTGGCCAATTAGAGATCGACAAAGTCTACAAACCCCAGACTTGCTCACTGCATTTACTGACCCCGCGTGCGCCCTCCTGGCCTAAACCCTCTCAGTTCTTGCATTCACCTTGACCCTTGTTTTCACCACGGTAATAGCaactttcatcatttttttttatcagagaaataaaaaaaagttacctTTCTCTCTGCAGTCCAATTCATGGGGAACTCCATGGGTaataaataagagagagagagagagagagagagaggagaagggGGTTAAGGTGGGAAGTGCAGTGATTGTCATGTCTTAAAGCAACAAAGTATGTACCGTTGTGTATTTTGACTGGAATTTGGACTCACTATCTTCATGCTATCTTTCTGAATCAATGCCATAGCATGTAATTCCCACCATATGCTTGATCTTTCCTTTGATTCGCTAGTCCCCATTTATTAATTACAGGGTGGGGACAATGCTTCATGGACCAAAGCAACACAGTAGGAAAAATACAAGCAAAACCCACCACGAACCACCATGGAAGAAGAATGCGCGCACTGGTGCTTTGTACAGGTATGAAGGAATGTATCTAGCTAACGGCAAGAGATATTTTATGATatctgttttttaattgtatcatgTGACATATTACAAAAGTTCATATCAAATGCTATATAATATTGGCAAATAAGTTGCACACAACTTGATTGAAGTTAGATTTCGAGGTGCGAAAAACATAATaggagttttattttattactgtttttttgttttaaaagtatttaaaaaaaagtaattttttttaattaatatatatgtttagtatttttaaattattttaatttattaatattaaaaataatttttaaaaaataaaaaatatattattttaatatatttctaaaataacatttaaaaatcaatcactaTCTATCCTGCGAAACTCTTTTAAGGTGCATGAAGAATGTGCATGAATCGGATATCAAGAATCAAGAAATAttctcagcttttttttttctagcctcGAAGACGTACAGCATTCTATACGCATGCATTTCAGTGCGTTCATGATAGCTAGGTTATGGTTTGACAAGTCCTAACCAGTTGTAATGTGCAAAGAAGATGGATCAAATGGGTTGTTGCCCAtgacaagaaagaaaagacgACTCAGTAACGAAAGCCACCAGATCATGATAATATTAGTACAGTTATCTAGCCTGCAGCACCAGTTGAAGGCTTTGGATAGAGTTTCTTGCTTCCATTCAGGCATATCTGTGTGCTTTAATTGCTTGGGAGAAGGTGAGAAATTGAACCCTTGCAAAGGGCATTGGACCCCTGACATTGAATTCCCAAAGATATTAATTACGGTGGCGTCAGGTCACTTGTTGCAGAAAACAACATGGTAACAGTAGCCTAAACCGTGACAGGGTTCTGCGCCACTGCCAATGCCACCCTCTTTCTTCATCGGGATTTCTAAGAAACCTGCAAACAATCTATGTGAACCGGATCAACTCTTAAGAGAAATGCAAGCATATAgacatatacacacacaaacgccattaatgaaacaataaaaccAGACGAAGGGAAGGGAAGGGCTCATATCGATATAGAAGATTCAtagataatatataaattaaggaGGTGTAGTCTGAAATTCGCGCAAACTTCAggcaacataaaataaaagtactATTACAAAACTAGCTATCCAGAGAAAGACAATTCTATTTTAGTTGCCTTTATTATAGCAATAACATTCTCTAACTAAATTTCACTTTCATAAACATCACCTACACAATTTTGTAGAACGAAGAAACACGTGCTGCAAGTCATCTAACACAATTTTGCACCTAAATGCTTGCCCAGGAAAGTTGAACATTTTATTCCTGCTAATATGATGGACGCGAGGAAGGGCCAGGCCAGTGCACAATATCAGGAGGAGGCATCTGGCAATTGACTGGGGTTGGATTAGCCAAGCCATAAACAGCCATGGACATGCCAGTGCTAACACAAGACTCACTTGCggtaccaccaccaccaacattACTAGGTTTAGTCTCTTGATCATCCTTATCGTTCTCATATGGTAGCCTGTGAAACGTAGGGTTCACGAAAGTAGCAGCCACCACCACAACTTGATTTGCAGCTATCACCTTGCCAGCCACTATCCCTCCAAAAACCTGTCCTTGTGCCCCTGCAAGAGATATCCCAAAAGAAGAGCAAGAATACACAGAACCaggagaagaagaggaagaaacgCATGCTACTTTACTCGATGCAAAAGAACCAACAAAAGAGCCAAACAGTGCAAGCAAGTTAAAGGTTCCATGTAAAGATAGAGAAGGAGCATGAGAAACTGGGTGGCTAAGAGTAACATTAGATACAGACCCATTTGCACTCATAACACTTATGCCCGCATGGTTTCTACGAGCAAAGTTGATTATAGTTTCGATTATATCAGAACCAGCGGAGATCTCGAGAATGACTGGTTTCATGGAGGACTCGCAGTCTTTGGTGATGATAATGGGCGGTTTGGGCCTGTTTTTGGAGCCAGGTGGTCTACCTCTTGGCTTTCTCTGAATCTGAACTGATTGGATTCTGATGTccttgtggtggtggtggtgatcaTCAGGAGAGGTATTGTTGCAGGGTCCACCAAACCTTGATGGAGAGTCGGTGGACACAGGAGTGGTGGAGAATGTAGGGACACTTCTTGGGCTATGCTCGGAGGAGGAGTCATCAGAGGTGTGAGACAGTTCTCTTGAGAGAGAGATTGCACCTTCAAAGTGGTCAGCCATTTCATGGGGAGGATTTTGtcgagtgagagagagagagagaatggaaGAAGCAGGAAAAACACTGTTTCTTTAAGGTTGTTTTTATAGTCAGGGTTTTGAGTTGTGGGTCCCACAATTTTGCACAATTTTGCAAGTTTCCAGAGGAGAGGCTGGCACATACGATGCGAAGGAAGGTGGGGGACACCTTAGTCTTTTGGGGGGGGTCTCTAAAATGATGGGTATCATATCTGAATTTTGAAGGTGGTCTAGAAATAGAGTGGGGTCAGGGAGTGTACGCCAatctcttttgtgttttttcttgggAGTTTGCTTGCTTGGACTTGGCTAGGTTGGGTCCTCCTCAACTCTCTGTTTTGTTAGTTCGCCGTCGGTGATTggtagtgttttttaaattattttttatttttaaattgcataatatatcaaaacaatttaagaatatatgtaaaattaaatttaagtaaATTTCTGTTTGTACCAATGTCCCAAACAAGGGTGAAATTGATGGGTAAACACTATTCCCGGTGTAAAATAATTAGAGGGAGTGCTTGaaagtgtatttatttttgtttttgaatttcaaaaaaaatatttttactttattttttttatatcaacaaattaaatcgcattaaaaaaatattaattaaaggctttgatttgaaaaataaaatattattttaatacaaaaaactattttaaaaaataccttgtATCATTATCACAATCTTAAGTATATACTTGTGGtataaaacactttttaaaaatattttttattttaaaatgtattaaaataattatatatatatatatattattaacattaataattgaaaagtattaaaaaaatattaatttaatgctttttaaataaaatatacttttacaatgtataaaaaaaataccgtACTTTGAAAATCTCACTAAATGAGAGGCAAAAAGGAAGGGGCATCGTTGCATCAAATATTAACATCACgttacaagaaagaaaaaagaaccctACGAAAAAATCACGATAGACATTGTGGTATGCATGGTAATTTTATGTAActtctttgtcgattttttattatgttttttcgtTACATGTTTTCGTGGTATAAAGCATTACCGCATGGTTGCTTCCCATTCGGGTTGAGTGATTCGACCgtccttaaataattttttaatattaaacatcatttttgtttgtactgattttcaatattttacaCCTCCCTTTATGGTTTCAGAATTATCTTTATTCATGGTAAGATTTAATAGTTCAAGATACGTGGTCAACGGGTcgtttaaatcaaatttttttttttaaaaaaaatcaaaataacattgttttaattaaaaaaaaatcaacagattgCAACTGAGTTTTTGATCGGGTCAGCTAGGTCGCGGGGTCATACCGGATTTTTTCTTcacctgttttttcttcaacccggccTGGTTCCAGCCCAGGATCGGTCGGGTCCCGAGTTGATCCGCCAGGCTggaccgggtttcaaaactatggttttttataatttttatatatatatatatagttttgatttttgacatgtaatgtcaaaatcataaaatttaaatgcacTTTTATAATAatgtctgattttttttagaaaaaaaatatttttttaatttattttattttattattttttattatgatacttttctattttttatatttgaaggagatatttttctctattttttctttcagtaTATCATCCTCTCTTGAATGGTGaattaacgttttttttttaattaaaattttgagttttaaatgaaaatatggaAAACACATCTACTTAGTTTAAACCTccatagaagaagaaattatgCCATGACTGCATAGACTCGCCCACCTCCCGGTTTAGGGGTGCCAATGTCCTGAGGTGAATTGGGCCAAAAAGGCACCTGGGCCCAAATCGTGGGTGCATGTTCTGGGATTATGGGCCGATAAGGTAGTCCAAGTCTAAATTAAAGCTCATGGCCGCATCCATACTTATACATACAATACACTAATACGATACATCCAAGCTAATTTGAACATTTTGAACATCCacgtgaataaataaaaaaaataaatacttgtaTGTTTGTGCATAAAACCCCTAGcccatcaaatttaattatcacatcaatgaataataattatttttcatagtattttttatttaaaaatatattttttaaaaaaatatttttaatataaacatatcaaaaaatataaaaatactaaaataaattaatttgaagcaattaaaaatatgtcttttaacaaaaaaacagctATTAATTATGTTGAAGTCGAAGCTTAAGCTTGATGGACAAGAGTTGTATGAATTAGGTGAAAATTGttggataaaaagaaaaggaaggtacACCATGCATGAAGAAGTAGATTATCATGGGAGCCACAAGATTTGCACACGCAAAATCAACCCTACAAACAGTGGACAATTGAGTACAGAACCGGCACCTCGGATTCCTACTCTTTCCAAGACCTATTTAAACGTGAttgattgtatatatattaataattttgaattatatgcACGGTGCGTGGAAAATGATCTTAATCTGCCCCACCATTGCAATGATATCTCCACCACCAAATTTAGTGGTTCCAGCAGATATTGCGATGCTTGCTTTTCCACCCCTCATCATGACCTGGGAATCATATATCTTCTCTTCTCCACACACAAAATGATACTCCGAAAGCATCCTCATGTTCTAAAGAcgttcatgaaaatttgaaaaatagaaattgtttaaaattagttttgtatattttgggtttgttttgatattaaaaataattttttaaaattaaaaaatatattattttaatatatttatgagaaTAACCGAAATACTTAACGACTAAGTAAGACGAATCTCTATGAAAAAATTGTTTCCTCGCTGGTCAAAGAACCTCGAAAGAGTTTccttttaaatatgaaaaaatcaaaccccAAACTAAGATTCAAATTCAAACATGTgttaatattatctttttaacaaataactgatatttcaTGATATAGCACTGTAATCATGGCACTCTCTCTGGGCATAAATTTGTTTTGACGTTTTACATGTAAAATCCTGTAAGCTCAACCTGCAGAGATGTCTTAGTGGATTCAAGATCCCCTTCTACAGGATACAAACCTTTGGGAACCCTTCAATTCGGATACAGTTATTATTACATAGTTGAAAATTAACATGTGAAATGTACcgaatgcttgaaaaaaacaaagatttacTAACCACCCACACAACTAGATATAGCAGAACACATCTCAGGTATGCGTTTGTGAAGGTTAATGAAGTGAAAGATATTAGAAGAAATTGTcgtgacaagaaaaaaaaggaagttaaGAAACAATAAGAATATTTCGAATCATAAAAACCTCTGAAGAAGCCGATAGTTGAACTCCATTTCCTGATAGAACAAAGCAAGGTAGCATATGCAGCAGAAAGGGTTATTGATTAGAAGAATGCGCGGCTACCATAAAACACTCGCCCTCcgtccttcttctttttctcaagCTCTAGTTTATTGCTAAGACTTTGAATCACATCACCACGATCTACAGATTCCAGCTTGTCAAGATCCATAGGTAGCTCCATCTTGGCCAAGGATTCTGTGAATTGTTGCATGCTCCTCATGTACATGTCTACTATTTGCTGCTGCATTGCAGACTGTTCGGCCTCGAGATTGATATTTCCTAGGGGGGGTGAAAATACTTGACCAAATTTAACAGGACTCATGTTTCCTTCCTTCCTGCTCTCCTCCTCCTTGCTTGTAAAATCCGATTCCTTTTCGTCTCGGACTTCATTTCCCTTCTTTGATGTTGGTGTGTCGGGACAAGTACAGGAG
This genomic interval from Populus alba chromosome 1, ASM523922v2, whole genome shotgun sequence contains the following:
- the LOC118055543 gene encoding AT-hook motif nuclear-localized protein 28: MADHFEGAISLSRELSHTSDDSSSEHSPRSVPTFSTTPVSTDSPSRFGGPCNNTSPDDHHHHHKDIRIQSVQIQRKPRGRPPGSKNRPKPPIIITKDCESSMKPVILEISAGSDIIETIINFARRNHAGISVMSANGSVSNVTLSHPVSHAPSLSLHGTFNLLALFGSFVGSFASSKVACVSSSSSPGSVYSCSSFGISLAGAQGQVFGGIVAGKVIAANQVVVVAATFVNPTFHRLPYENDKDDQETKPSNVGGGGTASESCVSTGMSMAVYGLANPTPVNCQMPPPDIVHWPGPSSRPSY